The following are encoded in a window of Pristis pectinata isolate sPriPec2 chromosome 1, sPriPec2.1.pri, whole genome shotgun sequence genomic DNA:
- the emc7b gene encoding LOW QUALITY PROTEIN: ER membrane protein complex subunit 7 (The sequence of the model RefSeq protein was modified relative to this genomic sequence to represent the inferred CDS: deleted 2 bases in 2 codons), translating to MAAAAEPRHRCGKVKIEGRAVVPGVKPQDWIHTARVLVEGEEHVGFFKTDGTFTVNDVPSGSYVVEVVSPAYRFEPVRVDITSKGKIRARQVNYLKASEVIRLPYPIQIKSSGPPPYFMKRETWGWTDFLMNPMVMMMVLPLLIILLLPKVVNTNDPEMRREMEQSMTC from the exons atggcggcggcggcgg AGCCGAGGCACCGCTGTGGAAAGGTTAAGATCGAGGGCAGGGCGGTGGTGCCGGGAGTGAAGCCGCAGGACTGGATCCACACGGCGcgggtgttggtggagggagaggagcacgTCGGCTTCTTCAA GACAGATGGAACTTTCACTGTAAATGATGTCCCTTCTGGA TCATATGTAGTGGAAGTTGTTTCACCAGCATACCGTTTTGAACCTGTGCGA GTTGACATTACTTCCAAAGGTAAAATCAG GGCGAGGCAGGTGAATTATTTAAAGGCATCTGAAGTCATCAGGCTACCGTATCCAATACAGATCAAATCTTCTGGTCCTCCTCCATACTTTATGAAGCGAGAAACATGGGGTTGGACAGACTTCCTCATGAATCCTATG GTAATGATGATGGTTCTTCCCCTGCTGATCATCCTCTTGTTGCCAAAAGTGGTCAACACTAATGATCCTGAGATGAGACGG GAGATGGAGCAGTCCATGACATGCTGA
- the zgc:194887 gene encoding fibrinogen-like protein 1-like protein, with amino-acid sequence MNLRSLFTTILLMLLKCTTLISTELSVELRNVHHLTSEDYAHIINLRQQGSFLSDCYEIFQQSEGKAQDGLYVIQLMKDLIVVYCDMQSADGGWTVIQHITVNSSLDFDRTWQDYKQGFGFVNGDHWLGNEFMHRITSKSNEYKLGIKLINVNGDVKWGEYDPFLIEDEESKYKIRLGLYHGSATDALTQDTEAYVHDNQKFTTKDSDNDNYYRNCAKLELNGIPGGGWWYNACAGANLNRKNVVYWQNDCNKDNLCKYAWMMVKPSSKIAKCSNSPRDEL; translated from the exons ATGAATTTGAGGAGCCTTTTCACCACTATCCTTCTGATGTTGCTGAAGTGTACCACTTTGATAAGCACTGAACTGTCAGTGGAACTGAGGAATGTACATCATCTAACTTCAGAAGATTATGCTCATATCATCAATTTGAGACAGCAAGGCA GTTTTCTGAGTGACTGTTATGAGATTTTTCAGCAGTCGGAAGGCAAGGCTCAAGATGGTCTGTACGTCATTCAGTTAATGAAGGATCTTATAGTTGTTTACTGTGACATGCAGAGTGCAGATGGTGGGTGGACAGTAATCCAGCACATCACTGTTAATAGCTCCTTGGACTTTGACAGAACATGGCAGGACTACAAGCAAGGATTTGGCTTTGTTAATGGTGATCACTGGCTGGGCAATGAGTTCATGCATAGAATCACTAGTAAGTCAAATGAATATAAGCTGGGAATAAAATTAATCAACGTGAATGGAGATGTGAAGTGGGGAGAATATGACCCATTTCTCATTGAAGATGAAGAATCCAAATATAAAATCAGGCTTGGTCTTTATCATGGATCTGCAACTGATGCTTTGACACAAGATACAGAAGCTTATGTTCATGACAACCAAAAATTCACCACAAAGGATAGTGATAATGACAACTATTATCGGAACTGTGCCAAACTGGAACTCAATGGGATCCCAGGTGGAGGATGGTGGTATAATGCCTGTGCTGGAGCCAATCTGAACAGAAAAAATGTTGTTTACTGGCAGAATGATTGCAATAAAGATAACCTGTGCAAGTATGCATGGATGATGGTAAAACCTAGTAGCAAGATAGCCAAATGCAGCAACAGCCCACGTGATGAGCTATAA